Proteins encoded together in one Candidatus Xianfuyuplasma coldseepsis window:
- the chvE gene encoding multiple monosaccharide ABC transporter substrate-binding protein produces the protein MRKLALLITAFVVVFALSACGGTTDDGVTSIGISMPTTSSTRWISDGYTMKDLFEEEGYNVYLEYGQDDITTQVAQVENMITKGVDVLVIAAIDNSVWGTVLENAHEAGIIVIAYDRLILNTEYVDYYATFDNFGVGTLMGQGIVDALELDNNTDTFNLELFAGSPDDSNSAYFFNGAMSILDSYVNAGRLVIQSGQDNFTQVTTLRWDGTVAQSRMEDIITAAYSDGEVVDAVLAPYDGLSIGIISALRSNGYGLGAEDTPMAYVTGQDAEQASVQAIIDGYQGSTVFKDTRELAAVAVNMATAALAGEEVEINDTETYDNGVKVVPSYLLIPIFVDASNWEEALIDSGYWSLDDFDLGE, from the coding sequence ATGAGAAAATTAGCTTTACTTATTACTGCATTTGTAGTAGTATTCGCGTTATCTGCATGTGGTGGAACCACAGATGACGGTGTAACAAGCATTGGTATCTCAATGCCAACAACTTCTTCAACTCGTTGGATTTCTGATGGATACACCATGAAAGACTTATTTGAAGAAGAAGGATATAATGTATACTTAGAGTATGGACAAGATGATATTACAACTCAAGTAGCTCAAGTAGAAAACATGATCACCAAAGGTGTTGATGTACTTGTTATCGCAGCGATTGACAACTCCGTATGGGGAACCGTATTAGAGAATGCTCATGAAGCTGGAATCATTGTTATCGCATATGACCGTTTAATCTTAAACACAGAATATGTTGATTACTATGCAACATTCGATAACTTCGGTGTTGGTACATTGATGGGACAAGGAATTGTTGACGCATTAGAATTAGACAACAATACCGATACGTTCAACTTGGAATTATTTGCTGGATCTCCTGATGACAGTAACTCTGCATATTTCTTCAATGGTGCAATGAGCATTCTTGACTCATACGTCAATGCAGGACGCTTAGTTATCCAATCTGGACAAGATAATTTCACTCAAGTAACAACCTTGCGTTGGGATGGAACCGTTGCCCAATCTCGTATGGAAGACATCATTACAGCTGCATATTCTGATGGTGAAGTTGTTGACGCTGTATTAGCTCCATATGATGGATTATCAATCGGAATTATCTCTGCATTGCGTTCCAATGGTTATGGTCTAGGTGCAGAAGATACACCAATGGCATATGTAACTGGACAAGATGCTGAACAAGCTTCTGTACAAGCAATTATTGATGGATATCAAGGATCAACCGTATTCAAAGATACCCGTGAATTAGCTGCCGTAGCAGTTAATATGGCTACTGCTGCATTAGCTGGTGAAGAAGTAGAAATCAACGACACTGAAACTTATGACAATGGTGTTAAAGTTGTTCCTTCTTACCTGTTAATTCCAATCTTTGTTGACGCATCAAACTGGGAAGAAGCATTAATTGATTCAGGATACTGGTCATTAGATGACTTTGACTTAGGTGAATAA